The Pseudoxanthomonas sp. SL93 genome segment CAGGCGGCCGTACCGGTATTGAAGAGCTGGCTGGAGCGGCCGGCGGTGCGCGGGTGCAGGCGCCACGCGCCGCGGTAGTAGTTGGGCACGAACACCGGCAACTGGCCACGCTGCAGGCAATCGGCGGCGTCCGGCGTCGGCAGCATCGCGCGCAGTACCTGCCATGCACGGTCGGCGTCGCCGGCCTGGTACAGGCTGTACAGATAGAACGCCGCCGCGTGGTTGTAGACCGCACCATTCTCGGCCGTGCCCGGGAATTTCTGCGTCACCCGTCCGACATCCTCGCGCATGCGGGTGTACGGCGGGTCATACATGGTCACGCCGTAGGGCGACACCAGGTGCGTGTCGACGGCGGCCAGCATGCGCGCGCGCTTGTCGGCGTCGGCCGCGCCACTGAGGATGGCCCAGCTCTGCGGGTTGAGGAAGATGCGGCCTTCGCCATCCCCGCTGACGCCGAACGCGACACCATCGTCGGTGATGCCGCGCCCGTACCAGTCGCCGTCCCACAGGTGTGCGTTCATGGCGGCGTTGCACGCCTGCGTGCCCACGCGGAACTCGTCGGCGAGCATGTCGTCGCCGCGGCGCGCGCAGATCTCCGCCCACTGCTTCAATGCATAGGCGCTGGCCAGCGTCAGCCAGCCGGACACGCCGCGTCCGCGCCAGCCGACCATGTTCATCGGGTCGCACCAGTCTCCCTGTGCGATGTAGCTGAGGCCGCGCGCATCGCGTGCCTGCAGCAGCCAACGCATGGCGCGCGTGATGCGTTCCGACACGCTGGCCACCTGTCCGTGGGCGTCGGTCACCGTGGCGTCGAGGATGCCGTCGTCGCCTGTCTCGTCCAGATAGGCCCGCAGGCAGATCGGCAGCCACACGCAGTGGTCGGTGTGCGGGATCTGGTTGATGTACTTCAGCTCGGCGCCCTCCACCAGCAGGATGCCGTCCGGCATCGCCCCGGAAGGCTCCTGCTGCGACAGGGCATGCAGGAACGCCGCCCGCGCCGCTTCCGGACGCAGGAAGCCCATGCCCATGTGGTCCTGCAGGTAATTGCGCGTCTGCGGATCGGTGGTCAGGCGGTTGACGTCGCCGTGGTAGTAGACCTGGCGCGGCAACCAGTGGTTGGCGAACGCATCCAGCCACGGGTCCGGTGTCTCGACGCGCAGGCATCCCGTGCCCGCGTCAACGTAGGCCGCGCTGCCTGCCGCCGCTCCCGCGAACGCTTCCTTCGACAGGTGCCGTTCGCGCAGGCGCCGGATCTCGTCGTCGTCGCGCGCCGGCGCGAACAGGAAGCGGTACTCCTGCACGTCATCCTCTGCGAGTTCCACCCGGTACTGCAGCACGGCGGTGGGCATTTCGTAGGCCGCGTCGCCGCCGCCCAGCAGTTCCTGGCCGACGATGGCCTGCGGTGCATGCAATCCGCCTTCGCCTTCGAAGTTCGCCTGCTGGGCTTCCCATGCATCCGGCGTCCGCTCGTAGAGCAGCACAGTGCGGTCCTTGAAGGCGCGGTTGCGGAAGTAATCCTCGACTTTCTGGTAAGGCGTGACGCTGGCGCAGACGATGCCGCCGAGGTCGTCGCGATGGCTGCCCGACTGGTTCATCCACGACATGTAGCCGACCGGGAAGTAGGGATACAGGCTGAGGCGTCGCCGGCGCCCCGAACGGTTGTGCACGCGCAGCGTCCACAGTTCCGCCACCTCGTCCACCGGCAGCATCACGCCCATCTCCACCTCGATGCCGTCGCAGCTGACCCGCCATGCCACGTCGGACAGGCCGACGGAGAATGCGAATGCATCCGGCATCCGTCGCACGGGCTCGTGCGGTACCGAGAAGAGCCTGTGGTCTTCTTCGTCCTTCACGTAGCAGAAGCGACCCGGGTGATGCGCGTAGTAGGGCTGCTCCGGCTGCATGAAGGTCTTGGCCTCCAGCGTGGGTGCATGCGCGTACTTGGCCGGTTCGGGCTGCATGAACTGCGCGGTGGCGAATCCCCGGCAGTTGAGCTGCAGCAGCATCCGTCGGTTCCACAGGAACGTGGACGCGGCCGGCATCGCGGTGGGACTCGTCAGGACGAAGCGGCGTCCCTGCTCTTCGAAACCGTAGGGCAACCTGGTCATGCAGCGGCTTCCCGACGGGATTGCAGGTCGCTCTGCACCTGCGACAGGTTGGTCGCATCCAGCGGGTAGAAACGCATCACCCAGGCCGCCAGCAGGGCGACGGCGCCGGGGATCACGGTCAGCAGCAGCACGATGCCGAGCCGCGAGGCGTCCGACTGCGCCGCGTTGGCCACGTAGCCCATCCCGGCCAGGATCCAGGCGATGGTCGCCGACGCCAGCGCGCCGCCGAGCTTCTGCGAGAACGTCGCGGCGGCAAAGGTCATCGCAGTGGCGCGCCGGCCGGTCTTCCATTCGGTGTAGTCGGCGCAGTCGGCGTACATCGAGAAGGCGAGGGGCGACTTGGGTCCCAGCATCAGCCCGACCAGCAGGTTCAGCGCGAACATGAGCCAGACCGCGTCAGGGGGGATGAAGAACATCGCACAGCTCACCACGCCGACGCCCGCCATCAGCCACGCCATCAAACGCCGCTTGTCCACGTAGCGGGTCATCAGGGGCGTCAGCCCGGCGCCCACGGCCAAGGCCAGCGCATAGGCGCCCAGGAAGAGACCGGTCAGCTCCGGCCGCTCGAGGTGGTACTTGAGGTAATACGCCAGCGAGCCGCCACGCATCACGATGGTCACCATGATGATCAGCGCCAACGCGAACAGCACCATCCACGGCCGGTTGTGCAGCAGGTCGATCACGT includes the following:
- a CDS encoding NdvB protein, with the translated sequence MTRLPYGFEEQGRRFVLTSPTAMPAASTFLWNRRMLLQLNCRGFATAQFMQPEPAKYAHAPTLEAKTFMQPEQPYYAHHPGRFCYVKDEEDHRLFSVPHEPVRRMPDAFAFSVGLSDVAWRVSCDGIEVEMGVMLPVDEVAELWTLRVHNRSGRRRRLSLYPYFPVGYMSWMNQSGSHRDDLGGIVCASVTPYQKVEDYFRNRAFKDRTVLLYERTPDAWEAQQANFEGEGGLHAPQAIVGQELLGGGDAAYEMPTAVLQYRVELAEDDVQEYRFLFAPARDDDEIRRLRERHLSKEAFAGAAAGSAAYVDAGTGCLRVETPDPWLDAFANHWLPRQVYYHGDVNRLTTDPQTRNYLQDHMGMGFLRPEAARAAFLHALSQQEPSGAMPDGILLVEGAELKYINQIPHTDHCVWLPICLRAYLDETGDDGILDATVTDAHGQVASVSERITRAMRWLLQARDARGLSYIAQGDWCDPMNMVGWRGRGVSGWLTLASAYALKQWAEICARRGDDMLADEFRVGTQACNAAMNAHLWDGDWYGRGITDDGVAFGVSGDGEGRIFLNPQSWAILSGAADADKRARMLAAVDTHLVSPYGVTMYDPPYTRMREDVGRVTQKFPGTAENGAVYNHAAAFYLYSLYQAGDADRAWQVLRAMLPTPDAADCLQRGQLPVFVPNYYRGAWRLHPRTAGRSSQLFNTGTAAWLYRCLVEELFGMRGDGDGLRIAPQLPSHWPSARATRRFRGAVFEMYIERVTGLARMRVALDGQWQDDNAIEGIEAGRTYQVRVELPA